The proteins below come from a single Streptomyces sp. B3I8 genomic window:
- a CDS encoding TetR/AcrR family transcriptional regulator, whose product MDARRNARTLLDAAAEVFVASGVDAPVRDIAARAGVGMGTLYRHFPTRADLVIAVYRHQVDACVEAGPALLAAAPTPHVALARWVDLFVDFLVTKHGLAAALRADNTRFETLHSYFLDRLVPVCADLLDAAVASGEIRPGPDAPQFLHGIGNLCIGADRDPDYDARRLVGLLVAGLRERG is encoded by the coding sequence ATGGACGCCCGGCGCAACGCGCGGACCCTGCTGGACGCGGCCGCCGAAGTGTTCGTCGCCTCCGGGGTGGACGCACCGGTGCGCGACATCGCGGCCAGGGCCGGCGTCGGCATGGGCACGCTCTACCGGCACTTCCCCACCCGGGCGGACCTCGTCATCGCCGTCTACCGGCACCAGGTCGACGCCTGTGTCGAGGCCGGACCGGCCCTGCTGGCCGCTGCCCCCACGCCCCACGTCGCGCTCGCGCGCTGGGTGGACCTCTTTGTCGACTTCCTCGTCACCAAGCACGGACTCGCCGCCGCGCTGCGCGCCGACAACACCCGCTTCGAGACCCTCCACTCCTACTTCCTCGACCGGTTGGTGCCGGTCTGCGCGGACCTCCTCGACGCGGCCGTGGCCTCCGGGGAGATCCGCCCCGGACCCGACGCCCCGCAGTTCCTGCACGGCATCGGCAACCTCTGCATCGGCGCCGATCGCGACCCGGACTACGACGCGCGCCGGCTCGTCGGCCTCCTCGTCGCGGGCCTGCGCGAACGGGGCTGA
- a CDS encoding D-tagatose-bisphosphate aldolase, class II, non-catalytic subunit: MSSSLDELVRHQKGGDAQGITSVCSAHPLVIEAAVLQALESGGTVLVEATSNQVDQYGGYTGMRPDDFRSLVLGIAERLGLPADRVVLGGDHLGPNRWRALPPEEAMKEAERLVAAYVRAGFTKIHLDCSFSCAGDPAPLSDDVVADRAARLVAVAEATARETATDRAGALRYVIGTEVPVPGGAHETLDGVRPTTADGARLTLKRHHEAFAEHGVSEVWPRVMALVVQPGVEFDHLKVVDYDRERTGELRAVLDSEPGMVFEAHSTDYQTPEALSALVEDHWAVLKVGPGLTFALREALYALAGIEEELLAPERRSGLPEVVERRMRAEPSWWEGYYEGDDEERRLARRYSYSDRVRYYWPDPAIEAAVTALFDNLSATGIPLPLLSARLPEQYRRVRAGLLEASPRALAVDRVRDVLRDYDRACRTATRRTATRHEEEEYA; encoded by the coding sequence ATGAGCAGTTCCTTGGACGAACTGGTGCGACACCAGAAGGGTGGTGACGCACAAGGGATCACGTCGGTCTGCTCCGCCCATCCGCTGGTGATCGAGGCGGCCGTACTCCAGGCCCTGGAGTCCGGGGGCACAGTCCTGGTGGAGGCGACCTCCAACCAGGTGGACCAGTACGGCGGCTACACCGGCATGCGCCCGGACGACTTCCGCTCCCTGGTGCTCGGCATCGCCGAACGTCTGGGTCTGCCCGCCGACCGCGTCGTCCTCGGCGGCGACCACCTGGGGCCCAACCGGTGGCGCGCGCTGCCGCCGGAGGAGGCCATGAAGGAGGCGGAGCGACTCGTCGCGGCATACGTCCGGGCCGGCTTCACCAAGATCCACCTGGACTGCAGCTTCTCCTGCGCGGGTGACCCCGCGCCGCTGAGCGACGACGTGGTCGCCGACCGGGCCGCCCGCCTGGTGGCCGTCGCGGAGGCGACGGCGCGCGAGACGGCGACCGACCGGGCCGGTGCGCTCCGCTACGTCATCGGCACCGAGGTGCCCGTGCCGGGCGGTGCGCACGAGACGCTGGACGGCGTCCGCCCGACCACCGCGGACGGGGCCCGGCTGACGCTCAAGCGCCACCACGAGGCCTTCGCGGAGCACGGGGTGAGCGAGGTCTGGCCCCGGGTCATGGCGCTGGTCGTCCAGCCGGGCGTCGAGTTCGACCACCTGAAGGTCGTCGACTACGACCGGGAGCGCACCGGGGAACTGCGCGCCGTGCTGGACAGCGAGCCCGGCATGGTCTTCGAGGCCCACTCCACCGACTACCAGACCCCCGAGGCACTGTCCGCACTGGTCGAGGACCACTGGGCGGTGCTCAAGGTCGGCCCCGGCCTGACCTTCGCACTGCGTGAGGCGCTCTACGCGCTGGCCGGCATCGAGGAGGAACTCCTCGCCCCCGAGCGGCGCTCGGGCCTCCCGGAGGTCGTCGAGCGCCGGATGCGCGCAGAACCGTCCTGGTGGGAGGGGTACTACGAGGGCGACGACGAGGAGCGGCGGCTCGCCCGCCGCTACAGCTACAGCGACCGGGTCCGCTACTACTGGCCGGACCCCGCGATAGAGGCGGCCGTGACCGCGCTCTTCGACAACCTCTCCGCCACCGGCATCCCCCTGCCCCTGCTGAGCGCCCGGCTTCCCGAGCAGTACCGGCGCGTGCGGGCCGGCCTGCTGGAGGCGAGCCCGCGTGCCCTGGCCGTCGACCGGGTCCGCGACGTCCTGCGGGACTACGACCGTGCCTGCCGCACCGCCACACGCCGCACCGCCACACGCCACGAAGAAGAGGAGTACGCGTGA
- a CDS encoding NAD(P)/FAD-dependent oxidoreductase has protein sequence MTVPTDPASAVPADPAVPSVSAVPSVSVVPADSVVSVFDGLVRAEPPTASPVLFDTACVLGGSVAGLLAARVLAGHARRVIVVERDEVSTEGAPRRGVPQDQQVHTLLPAGLSWIERWLPGFSDDVRERGATLIGLDRAATLLDGHPQAPSGAGLEVLGIGRPLLEARVRAAVMALPQVSHLHARATGLRYRDGAVDGVRVDEAGTERILDADFVVDATGRGGRLAEWVGRDGYDEPPLERLRTPINYATALFERRTRTADLDVGLALSIFSPRYDAGGVSVAAVNAIEDDQWIVMLMGYGDDRPGRTIDEFRAACAKLPPLFTEATSGALTRDIVTYHQAESRRRTFTGLRRFPARLVGVGDAVASFNPVYGQGMSSATLHASCLSAYLTGKPDLSAAATEFFALQQIVVDAAWAVSAGGDAARLDAETGAEVPEEVRRQRWAMGQLTAATLLDGDIARAFNDVSFMLRHPATLADPALLERAVAVNEAARD, from the coding sequence GTGACCGTGCCGACCGATCCCGCATCCGCCGTTCCCGCGGATCCCGCCGTTCCTTCTGTTTCCGCCGTTCCTTCTGTTTCCGTCGTTCCCGCCGACTCCGTCGTCTCCGTCTTCGACGGACTCGTCCGGGCCGAACCGCCCACCGCCAGCCCCGTCCTGTTCGACACCGCGTGTGTCCTCGGCGGCAGCGTCGCGGGCCTGCTGGCCGCCCGCGTGCTCGCAGGCCACGCCCGCCGCGTGATCGTCGTCGAGCGGGACGAGGTCTCCACCGAGGGCGCCCCGCGCCGCGGCGTGCCACAGGACCAGCAGGTGCACACCCTGCTCCCAGCCGGTCTGAGCTGGATCGAGCGCTGGCTCCCCGGCTTCTCCGACGACGTCAGGGAACGCGGAGCGACCCTCATCGGCCTCGACCGGGCCGCCACCCTCCTCGACGGGCACCCCCAGGCGCCGAGCGGCGCCGGCCTGGAGGTGCTGGGCATCGGCAGGCCGCTGCTCGAGGCGCGCGTCCGGGCCGCGGTCATGGCTCTGCCCCAGGTCTCCCACCTGCATGCCAGGGCCACCGGACTGCGGTACCGCGACGGCGCCGTCGACGGTGTCCGCGTCGACGAGGCGGGCACCGAACGGATACTCGACGCGGACTTCGTCGTGGACGCCACCGGGCGCGGCGGCCGGCTCGCGGAGTGGGTGGGACGGGACGGTTACGACGAACCCCCGCTCGAACGCCTGCGCACCCCCATCAACTACGCCACCGCGCTCTTCGAACGCCGCACACGCACCGCCGACCTGGACGTCGGCCTCGCGCTGAGCATCTTCTCGCCCCGGTACGACGCGGGCGGCGTGTCCGTCGCCGCGGTGAACGCCATCGAGGACGACCAGTGGATCGTCATGCTGATGGGGTACGGCGACGACCGCCCCGGCAGGACGATCGACGAGTTCCGCGCCGCCTGCGCCAAGCTGCCGCCCCTGTTCACCGAGGCCACCAGCGGTGCCCTCACCCGCGACATCGTCACCTACCACCAGGCGGAGAGCCGACGGCGCACCTTCACCGGCCTGCGCCGCTTCCCCGCGCGCCTGGTGGGTGTGGGCGACGCCGTCGCGTCCTTCAACCCCGTCTACGGGCAGGGCATGAGCTCGGCCACCCTGCACGCGTCGTGCCTCTCCGCGTATCTCACGGGGAAGCCGGACCTCTCGGCCGCGGCCACGGAGTTCTTCGCGCTCCAGCAGATCGTGGTGGACGCGGCGTGGGCGGTCTCCGCCGGCGGCGACGCCGCCCGCCTCGACGCGGAGACCGGCGCCGAGGTGCCCGAGGAGGTCCGCCGACAGCGCTGGGCGATGGGCCAGTTGACGGCCGCGACGCTCCTCGACGGGGACATCGCCCGCGCCTTCAACGACGTCTCGTTCATGCTGCGCCACCCCGCCACCCTGGCCGACCCCGCCCTGCTGGAACGCGCCGTCGCCGTCAACGAGGCGGCGCGGGACTGA
- a CDS encoding AraC family transcriptional regulator, protein MRDQGGPVPLPSDDPSDGFAIDLTVPYADSDRDHVLRERWRRQAGDAVPPPPLRLPRHSEGAYRVRIRLQVLGDIRVEDQYSDAVAGSTGGAYGHHEDLVMAHLTVGGEWRFSSGRRTAAVGAGLLCARRNDEPWDFTVARGTRATALGLPARDIRFPARTNLVMAEHRDPAVRLLLAHLRGWAEVADSLGPAASATARAAAVELFHGVLNDQVVDDPPFSPALVRAATEYVESRLTDPDLDPRAIAAALHVSVRTLHRAFAQEATSVMGLVRARRLDRARAELLATPLSVSELAARWHFTDSSHFIRAFRARFGRTPRALRRT, encoded by the coding sequence ATGCGCGACCAGGGCGGCCCCGTGCCGCTGCCGAGCGACGACCCCTCGGACGGATTCGCGATCGACCTCACCGTCCCGTACGCCGACAGCGACCGCGACCACGTGCTGCGGGAGCGGTGGCGGCGCCAGGCGGGAGACGCCGTGCCGCCCCCTCCCCTGCGGCTGCCGCGGCACAGCGAGGGCGCGTACCGGGTCCGGATCCGGCTGCAAGTCCTGGGCGACATCCGCGTGGAGGACCAATACAGCGACGCGGTCGCGGGCAGCACGGGAGGTGCGTACGGTCACCACGAGGACCTGGTCATGGCGCATCTGACGGTCGGCGGGGAGTGGCGTTTCAGTTCGGGGCGGCGGACGGCCGCAGTGGGGGCCGGGCTGCTGTGCGCCCGCCGGAACGACGAGCCGTGGGACTTCACGGTGGCCCGGGGCACCCGGGCGACCGCTCTCGGCCTGCCCGCCCGGGACATCCGCTTCCCCGCCCGCACGAACCTCGTCATGGCCGAGCACCGCGACCCCGCCGTGCGGCTGCTCCTCGCCCACCTGCGCGGCTGGGCCGAGGTGGCCGACTCCCTCGGTCCCGCCGCGTCGGCGACGGCTCGCGCCGCGGCCGTGGAACTGTTCCACGGCGTGCTGAACGACCAGGTCGTCGACGACCCGCCGTTCTCGCCGGCCCTGGTGCGGGCCGCCACGGAGTACGTGGAGAGCCGGCTCACCGACCCGGACCTGGACCCCCGGGCGATCGCGGCCGCGCTGCACGTGTCCGTCCGTACGCTGCACCGCGCGTTCGCCCAGGAGGCGACGTCGGTCATGGGCCTGGTGCGCGCCCGGCGCCTGGACAGGGCCAGGGCGGAGCTCCTGGCCACGCCCCTGAGCGTGTCGGAACTGGCGGCCCGTTGGCACTTCACCGACAGCAGCCACTTCATCCGGGCGTTCCGCGCGCGCTTCGGCAGGACACCTCGCGCGCTGCGCCGCACCTGA
- a CDS encoding erythromycin esterase family protein — protein sequence MKRRTAILLPSALLTLATLTAATPAVAAPSAHPPTRAADTDRSDRSTDRVVRGIERSAHVLRTTDPGSRLRDLDALDPMIADAEVVGLGEATHGSRDFFRMKHRVLRHLVQEKGFRAFALELPWSSGLRLDDYVVHGKGDLEDIAHDEFQGSYDIWNNQDYRDLIAWMRNHNLRHPQDPVHFVGTDMGYAGPELYDRITDYVARAHPELLDRVTALYEGLRPTTDAATYSKQYLELPLAERKDRAERTGKVLDLLEGQHPGRGADARAQLWAVQNARAVDQFAEGYSFDIGDDAQVARMMKFRDRTMAANTLWWNRHTGDRMLLSAHNTHVSYDSFDPRYPKTEGAYLRDALGGKYVSIGFSFYEGGFKAFGTDDGVMRTRTVGAAQPDSNEYTLDEARQRDYILDMRTAPPAVRAWLDRRRTTYNIGAGWPDTYLYDMALGQAHDVLIHLHEIHATTYLGSS from the coding sequence ATGAAACGACGCACGGCGATACTCCTCCCCTCGGCCCTCCTCACCCTCGCCACCCTGACCGCGGCCACCCCGGCCGTCGCGGCCCCCTCGGCCCACCCCCCGACCCGGGCGGCGGACACCGACCGCTCCGACAGGTCGACGGACCGGGTGGTGCGCGGCATCGAACGAAGCGCCCACGTCCTGCGGACCACCGACCCCGGGAGCCGTCTGCGGGACCTCGACGCGCTGGACCCCATGATCGCCGACGCCGAGGTGGTGGGGCTCGGCGAGGCGACCCACGGCTCGCGGGACTTCTTCCGCATGAAGCACCGGGTGCTGCGTCACCTGGTCCAGGAGAAGGGCTTCCGCGCCTTCGCACTGGAACTGCCCTGGAGCAGCGGCCTGCGCCTCGACGACTACGTGGTGCACGGCAAGGGCGACCTCGAGGACATCGCACACGACGAGTTCCAGGGCTCGTACGACATCTGGAACAACCAGGACTACCGCGACCTCATCGCGTGGATGCGGAACCACAACCTTCGTCACCCGCAGGACCCGGTGCACTTCGTGGGCACCGACATGGGCTACGCCGGGCCGGAACTGTACGACCGGATCACCGACTACGTGGCCCGCGCCCACCCGGAACTGCTGGACCGGGTCACCGCGCTCTACGAGGGGCTCAGGCCCACCACCGACGCCGCGACGTACAGCAAGCAGTACCTCGAACTGCCGCTCGCCGAGCGCAAGGACCGCGCGGAGCGCACCGGGAAGGTGCTCGACCTGCTGGAGGGGCAGCACCCGGGACGCGGTGCCGACGCCCGCGCCCAGCTGTGGGCCGTGCAGAACGCCAGGGCCGTGGACCAGTTCGCCGAGGGCTACTCCTTCGACATCGGGGACGACGCCCAGGTCGCGCGGATGATGAAGTTCCGCGACCGGACGATGGCGGCGAACACGCTGTGGTGGAACAGGCACACCGGTGACCGAATGCTGCTGTCGGCGCACAACACGCACGTGTCCTACGACTCGTTCGACCCGCGCTACCCCAAGACCGAGGGCGCGTACCTGCGCGACGCACTGGGCGGGAAGTACGTCAGCATCGGTTTCAGCTTCTACGAGGGCGGTTTCAAGGCGTTCGGCACGGACGACGGGGTGATGCGGACCCGCACCGTCGGAGCCGCGCAGCCGGACTCGAACGAGTACACGCTGGACGAGGCGCGACAGCGCGACTACATCCTCGACATGCGTACCGCCCCGCCCGCCGTACGTGCCTGGCTGGACCGGCGGCGCACCACCTACAACATCGGTGCGGGCTGGCCCGACACCTACCTGTACGACATGGCGCTGGGGCAGGCGCACGACGTGCTCATCCACCTGCACGAGATCCACGCCACCACGTATCTCGGCTCGTCCTGA
- a CDS encoding helix-turn-helix domain-containing protein, which yields MTQDDDGDLDNLVRRRIRALRLAQGWSLEELAARARLSQSTLSRIETGRRRLALDQLVTLARALDTSLDQLVETAVDDVVSHPAIDAARGQMSWPLKAQPGVTVVRQRMTKPPPDNPSRMRAHPGHEWLVVLSGTATLLLGNRRLRIETNQAAEFPTMLPHAIGAEGGPCEVLGIFDRDARRGHRRGEGADSPPRRPS from the coding sequence ATGACGCAAGACGACGACGGTGATCTCGACAACCTCGTTCGCAGACGCATCCGTGCCCTTCGCCTCGCCCAGGGGTGGTCGCTGGAGGAACTGGCCGCCCGCGCCCGGCTCAGCCAGTCCACGCTCAGCCGGATCGAGACCGGCCGACGGCGGCTGGCCCTGGACCAACTGGTCACCCTCGCCCGCGCGCTGGACACCTCCCTCGACCAGCTCGTCGAGACCGCCGTCGACGACGTCGTCTCCCACCCGGCGATCGACGCGGCCCGCGGACAGATGAGCTGGCCGCTGAAGGCACAGCCCGGCGTGACCGTGGTACGTCAGCGCATGACCAAGCCGCCGCCGGACAACCCGTCCCGCATGCGAGCCCACCCCGGGCACGAATGGCTCGTCGTGCTGTCCGGCACCGCGACCCTGCTGCTGGGCAACCGCCGGCTGCGTATAGAGACCAACCAGGCGGCGGAATTCCCCACGATGCTGCCGCACGCCATCGGCGCCGAGGGCGGGCCGTGCGAGGTGCTGGGCATCTTCGACCGCGACGCCCGCCGCGGTCACAGGCGCGGCGAGGGCGCCGACAGCCCACCACGCCGGCCCTCCTGA
- a CDS encoding trimeric intracellular cation channel family protein: MPIDELNGATQYVMDLLGIFSFALSGAFIAVRRDFDVFGTVILSEAAGLGGGLFRDLVLQVPPAAFTDLGYYFTPVGAAAVVHFGHRLHDDLLVRKSVIFDVSDAGALGLFSVTGTIKALTHGFNVPAAVTLGAASAVGGGVLASVLAMEVPSLLRWDNDLYALPAVAGAGSTAVLHLTGVLHVGTAVGASVFAIALRLLALRYGWRTPRSHFWRNPFSGMRHQQAVVPARSAAPVPLEADTVTLSPLDARTVTIRRGDLTRGAAPPARDPRIGWHAPSLPHTGPEEAGDEPRRR; the protein is encoded by the coding sequence ATGCCGATCGACGAACTGAACGGCGCCACCCAGTACGTCATGGATCTCCTGGGTATCTTCTCCTTCGCCCTCTCGGGCGCCTTCATCGCCGTACGGAGGGACTTCGACGTCTTCGGGACGGTCATCCTGAGCGAGGCCGCCGGACTGGGCGGCGGCCTCTTCCGCGACCTCGTCCTCCAGGTGCCGCCGGCCGCCTTCACCGACCTCGGTTACTACTTCACCCCCGTCGGCGCCGCCGCCGTCGTCCACTTCGGACACCGTCTCCACGACGACCTCCTGGTGCGCAAGAGCGTCATCTTCGACGTGTCCGACGCCGGGGCCCTCGGGCTGTTCAGCGTCACCGGCACCATCAAGGCGCTCACTCACGGCTTCAACGTCCCCGCCGCCGTCACCCTCGGTGCCGCGAGCGCCGTCGGGGGCGGCGTACTGGCCAGCGTCCTCGCCATGGAGGTGCCCTCCCTGCTGCGCTGGGACAATGACCTCTACGCGCTGCCCGCTGTCGCCGGAGCGGGCTCGACCGCCGTCCTCCACCTCACCGGAGTGCTCCACGTCGGTACGGCCGTCGGCGCGTCGGTGTTCGCGATCGCCCTGCGGCTGCTCGCCCTGCGCTACGGCTGGCGCACCCCGCGCTCGCACTTCTGGCGCAATCCCTTCTCCGGGATGCGCCACCAGCAGGCCGTGGTGCCGGCCCGGTCGGCGGCGCCCGTTCCGCTGGAGGCGGACACCGTGACCCTGAGCCCGCTCGACGCCCGCACGGTCACCATCCGGCGGGGCGACCTCACCCGCGGCGCCGCCCCGCCCGCGCGGGATCCCCGGATCGGCTGGCACGCTCCCTCGCTCCCGCACACCGGACCGGAGGAGGCGGGCGACGAGCCCCGCCGACGGTGA
- a CDS encoding GntR family transcriptional regulator, translated as MAASDSALPQGLLSSDALPLYTQVAARLLDDISGDGARPGDRLPSERALAGRYGVSRVTMRAALNELAARDVIESSPARGWFLAEGITRVLSAPRRPTGGTGPAGGRTVQGFADYAEQHGFRIRAEVLESEVRPATVREAERLRIGPGADLFEMRRVRYLDDRVVVLEHNRLPLELCPLLAETDFSKDSLFATLRRADPPQLPRVADYSVEARQPTDVERTLLEITDATPVLVATQLAFNQYSQPLELTAAIYRGDRYHFRASITG; from the coding sequence ATGGCCGCCTCGGACTCCGCCCTCCCGCAGGGCCTCCTCTCCAGCGACGCTCTCCCGCTGTACACCCAGGTCGCCGCGCGCCTGCTCGACGACATCTCCGGCGACGGCGCGCGCCCCGGCGACCGCCTCCCCTCGGAACGCGCGCTGGCCGGCCGCTACGGCGTCTCCCGCGTCACGATGCGGGCGGCGCTCAACGAACTGGCCGCGCGCGACGTCATCGAGTCCTCACCGGCCCGCGGCTGGTTCCTCGCCGAGGGCATCACCCGCGTCCTGTCGGCCCCGCGCCGGCCCACGGGCGGGACGGGACCGGCCGGCGGCCGCACCGTGCAGGGCTTCGCCGACTACGCCGAACAGCACGGCTTCCGCATCCGCGCCGAGGTGCTGGAGTCGGAGGTGCGGCCCGCCACCGTCCGGGAGGCCGAGCGGCTGCGCATCGGCCCCGGCGCCGACCTGTTCGAGATGCGCCGCGTCCGCTACCTCGACGACCGGGTCGTCGTACTGGAGCACAACCGGCTGCCCCTCGAACTGTGCCCGCTGCTCGCCGAGACCGACTTCTCCAAGGACTCGCTCTTCGCCACCCTGCGCCGCGCGGACCCGCCCCAACTGCCGCGCGTGGCCGACTACTCGGTGGAGGCCCGGCAGCCCACCGACGTGGAGCGCACCCTCCTCGAGATAACGGACGCCACCCCGGTCCTGGTGGCGACCCAGCTCGCCTTCAACCAGTACTCACAGCCCCTGGAACTGACCGCGGCCATCTACCGCGGCGACCGCTACCACTTCCGGGCGTCCATCACCGGCTGA
- a CDS encoding alpha/beta fold hydrolase, with translation MPKTTDLRETAPPPTPVVSLRPIVLPAPERGEDLQVRVTAPASGAGLPIVVFSHGFGGSMNEYAPLVDFWAASGFAVVQPTHLDSRTLGLPPEDPRTPRIWRYRIEDLVRVLDNLPALETAVPGLTGRLDHGRIALAGHSWGAQSASALLGARVVDAEGVPGEDMTDGRVSAGVLLALTGLGDSLTPFAEENLPFMKPSFDDMRTRSLVVAGDNDQSFLSTRGPDWFTDPYTYSPGPKSLLTLFGAEHSLGGIYGQESTSTTDENPSRVALLQRLTTAFLRDALVPGDSGWQAAAAALEEGRDPLGRLRSK, from the coding sequence ATGCCGAAGACGACCGATCTGCGGGAGACCGCTCCCCCGCCCACCCCGGTGGTCTCCCTGCGCCCGATCGTCCTGCCCGCCCCGGAACGCGGCGAGGATCTCCAGGTGCGCGTCACCGCCCCCGCGAGCGGTGCCGGCCTGCCGATCGTCGTCTTCTCGCACGGCTTCGGCGGATCGATGAACGAGTACGCCCCGCTGGTGGACTTCTGGGCCGCCTCCGGTTTCGCGGTCGTCCAGCCCACTCACCTCGACTCCAGGACGCTCGGCCTTCCCCCCGAGGACCCGCGTACGCCGCGGATCTGGCGTTACCGCATCGAGGACCTGGTCCGCGTACTGGACAACCTCCCCGCGCTGGAAACCGCCGTACCGGGTCTGACCGGGCGGCTCGACCACGGCAGGATCGCCCTGGCCGGCCACTCCTGGGGCGCGCAGTCCGCCAGTGCCCTGCTGGGCGCCCGCGTCGTGGACGCCGAGGGCGTACCGGGCGAGGACATGACCGACGGCCGCGTCTCGGCGGGCGTACTGCTCGCGCTGACCGGCCTCGGGGACAGTCTGACCCCGTTCGCCGAGGAGAACCTCCCCTTCATGAAGCCCTCGTTCGACGACATGCGGACGCGGAGCCTCGTCGTCGCCGGGGACAACGACCAGTCCTTCCTGTCGACCCGCGGCCCGGACTGGTTCACCGACCCCTACACCTACAGTCCGGGCCCCAAGAGCCTGCTCACCCTGTTCGGGGCGGAGCACTCGCTCGGCGGCATCTACGGCCAGGAGTCGACGTCGACGACGGACGAGAACCCTTCGCGCGTCGCCCTCCTCCAGCGGCTGACGACCGCCTTCCTTCGTGACGCCCTCGTACCCGGCGACTCCGGCTGGCAGGCCGCGGCCGCCGCCCTGGAGGAGGGCCGCGACCCCCTGGGGCGGCTGCGGAGCAAGTAG
- a CDS encoding trans-aconitate 2-methyltransferase gives MNHPSPHTHTHTPTEVQSELLDLDAEVLAEHLASLVAWLPVSGGPRHLVDLGCGTGAGTFALLDRFPEAEVTAVDSSAAHLRRLREKAHAAGVADRVHVLAADLDAAEWPDLGTPELVWTSAALHHLADPEGALRRVRDLLAPGGLLAVVELAGFPRFLPADAPAEAPGLEERCHTALDRRHAANLPHRHADWGTLLRSTGFTVEGERVFDIALGPGMRAPSDQDAVRRYASSSLRRIRDAVAAELAPRDLTALDALLAPDGPSALSRRNDLGVRTTRMAWTARRAL, from the coding sequence ATGAACCACCCCTCCCCGCACACGCACACGCACACGCCCACCGAGGTCCAGTCCGAACTCCTCGACCTGGACGCGGAGGTGCTCGCCGAGCACCTCGCCTCCCTCGTCGCCTGGTTGCCCGTCAGCGGTGGTCCCAGACACCTCGTCGACCTGGGGTGCGGCACCGGCGCCGGCACGTTCGCCCTGCTCGACCGCTTCCCGGAGGCGGAGGTGACAGCCGTCGACTCCTCCGCCGCGCATCTGCGCCGGCTGCGGGAGAAGGCGCACGCGGCGGGCGTCGCCGACCGCGTGCACGTCCTGGCGGCCGACCTGGACGCCGCCGAGTGGCCCGACCTGGGCACGCCCGAACTGGTGTGGACCTCGGCCGCCCTGCACCACCTGGCCGACCCCGAGGGCGCACTGCGCCGGGTGCGCGACCTGCTGGCACCGGGCGGGCTGCTGGCGGTGGTCGAACTGGCCGGCTTCCCCCGGTTCCTGCCCGCGGACGCCCCGGCGGAGGCCCCGGGCCTGGAGGAGCGCTGCCATACCGCGCTCGACCGCCGGCACGCCGCGAATCTGCCCCATCGTCATGCCGACTGGGGAACCCTGTTGCGGAGCACCGGGTTCACCGTCGAGGGGGAACGTGTCTTCGACATCGCGCTGGGTCCCGGCATGCGGGCCCCGTCGGACCAGGACGCGGTGCGCCGCTACGCGTCGAGCAGTCTGCGTCGCATCCGGGACGCCGTCGCGGCCGAGCTGGCACCCCGGGACCTGACCGCACTGGACGCGCTCCTCGCCCCGGACGGCCCGAGCGCCCTGTCGCGCCGGAACGACCTGGGAGTGCGCACCACACGCATGGCCTGGACGGCCCGCCGCGCCCTCTGA
- a CDS encoding alpha/beta fold hydrolase, whose product MTWTERTVVRDGVRLVCRDWGGSGPPVVLLHGLAGHAGEWDATAARLRAAHRVVAVDQRGHGASEHLSADVSRDAYVGDVLAVTEQLGLESPVLVGQSLGGHTAVLTAARHPGLVRALVLVEAGAGEPSPDTPAHIGAWLDSWPVPFPSRDAAVRYFGGGPVGEGWADGLQERDGRLWPRFDRDVMVGSLAETARRSFAPEWSGVTCPTLLVLARASLLAPMEIDELLRRRPDMTSVSVPGTGHDLHLQRPGVLTDLISAFLLDARRPTPDHT is encoded by the coding sequence GTGACGTGGACGGAGCGTACGGTCGTACGGGACGGGGTGCGGCTGGTCTGCCGTGACTGGGGCGGGAGCGGACCGCCCGTGGTGCTGCTGCACGGGCTGGCCGGTCACGCCGGCGAATGGGACGCGACGGCCGCGCGGCTGCGTGCCGCGCACCGTGTCGTCGCGGTGGACCAGCGCGGCCACGGCGCGAGCGAACACCTGTCCGCGGACGTCTCCCGCGACGCCTACGTCGGCGATGTCCTCGCCGTGACCGAACAGTTGGGCCTGGAGTCGCCCGTCCTGGTCGGCCAGTCGCTCGGCGGACACACTGCCGTTCTCACCGCCGCGCGGCATCCCGGGCTGGTGCGCGCGCTCGTGCTCGTCGAAGCCGGGGCGGGCGAGCCCTCCCCGGACACCCCGGCGCACATCGGGGCGTGGCTGGACTCCTGGCCGGTGCCCTTCCCCTCGCGCGACGCCGCCGTCCGGTACTTCGGCGGCGGGCCCGTCGGCGAGGGCTGGGCGGACGGACTTCAGGAGCGCGACGGACGGCTCTGGCCGCGCTTCGACCGGGACGTGATGGTCGGCTCACTGGCGGAGACGGCCCGGCGCTCCTTCGCTCCCGAGTGGAGCGGTGTCACCTGCCCCACCCTGCTCGTGCTGGCCCGAGCGAGCCTTCTCGCGCCCATGGAGATCGACGAACTGCTGCGGCGACGCCCCGACATGACGTCCGTCAGCGTCCCCGGTACCGGGCACGACCTGCATCTGCAGCGACCCGGGGTCCTGACCGACCTGATCTCGGCGTTCCTCCTCGACGCGCGCCGACCCACCCCCGATCACACCTGA